One part of the Amaranthus tricolor cultivar Red isolate AtriRed21 chromosome 16, ASM2621246v1, whole genome shotgun sequence genome encodes these proteins:
- the LOC130803327 gene encoding uncharacterized protein LOC130803327, translating into MGSQNYGVCNDSFLFFLGEWAVEANTVQNILSHYEVLSGQKVNVEQSEISFSNKLEPRTRHLIRISLGFVEVAMHGKYLGLPTIFDKSKKISFTAVRDRVWKKLQGWKEKLLSRAGKGVLIKVVV; encoded by the exons ATGGGTTCACAGAATTATGGAGTGTGTAACGACAGTTTCTTATTCTTTCTTGGTGAATGGGCAGTT GAGGCTAACACAGTTCAAAACATTTTGAGTCATTATGAAGTTTTGTCTGGTCAAAAGGTTAATGTGGAGCAAAGCGAGATCTCGTTTAGTAATAAGCTTGAGCCTAGGACCCGTCACCTTATCAGGATTTCTTTGGGTTTTGTGGAGGTTGCTATGCATGGCAAATACTTAGGTCTCCCTACGATTTTTGATAAATCTAAGAAGATTTCTTTTACGGCTGTACGTGATAGGGTGTGGAAGAAATTGCAAGGTTGGAAAGAGAAGTTGCTTTCGAGAGCGGGGAAAGGGGTTCTTATTAAAGTTGTTGTTTAG